The sequence below is a genomic window from Silene latifolia isolate original U9 population chromosome 7, ASM4854445v1, whole genome shotgun sequence.
AACTTAATTATTTGTGTTTTACGTATTGTAAATTAGTATCCATTAACGCGTTTCTcgattataaattataaatagtGGTGTAGCAAATGGGTTAACATGAAATGTCGCTCAAAGCCACCTAGCAATGAACATTTGAGCGACAATCCCTGTTAGCTCATTTGCTATGCCATTGCCTGTTAAGAAATGGGCTAACAGCtaggagaaaaaggaacatacatcggatgtactatctctaactttttttttttagcatatatgtatttttttttgagcttattacctcatactttatttatttttgagcatatgtgtattttttttaccatattaaagtttataagttagattttaatatttttttccgtcaaaactaaAATTTAACTATATGTAAtgttttttgagttttattttaattttttagagCTTAAGGTTTAAGAGAATAAATTCAGAAACTTCATAGTGAAACTcataaactttaaaaaaaaactcaaaaactttattataatgctcagaaactatagaattggaggtaatacatcagatgtataatcctcttaTTGGCTAGCTAGGGATAGTTGTTCAAAGTGATTATCGTTTTTTCTATTTATATAAAGTTATTATACTAGATTACTATTTCGTCCACCAAGTTTTCTTTTTATCTATATTACTCGACCACGAATATTGTTAGGACCGAGATTATACTTTGTATCAATGAAATGAGTAGGAGCGAATTAGTAGAATCGCATCATAGGATCGTATTATTCGATAAAAACATATATTTGTagatcaaaacacttatttagtAATATTATCCAAAAAATATTAGTAATAGCTAATAAATTTAGTATCAATAAAGAATGTGCTTCTACAATTACAcaaatttgagttttattttgtCATTAATCATTATATTTAAATGTATATTTTATTTGTTGGATGATGAGTAATACGAGTAATCAATAGTAGGATTATATTACGATCTTAACTACAAATTTTCAAATGAATAAGATCGTAAGATTATATATCTACGAATGGAATTGTAAAATCATGATCGGTTAggatttttggatcgtaaaattaGAGAATATAATTCATAAGATCAAATCGAGATTCTGATAACCATGTCGACCACACTCCACATCTTGGCTACTTATATTTAGCCATTCAAAATTATTTTCCCCACACTGAATACATACATCCAAACATTGCTTACTCATAAATAGGTTGGAGATTTTAAGTCATTGGTGAATTTGTGTTAATAGTGGTGGTGGATACATGAAGAATAATTAAGATTGACCAAGTTTAATGTCCAAATCATATTTTTAAATCTATAATATTATTTGTTATTTTCTAAGGGAAGAATAATAAAGGTAATGTCACTATCTATTAACAGGCAGTTGTATAAGTCTATAGGTGAAGAAGCGTATGACAGCTAATAGCAGGCCACTTAAAGTAATTTGTTTGATTAGTATCATTATTGACAAATTAAAATTATTGGATGGAaagtaataaaattaatttagcaAAAACTATCTAATTTTTTTTCCAATGTTGTGATTTCGTACCCTTCATTCAACTTTGTGATCGGATAAACTTTTTCACTAAAACGTCGATTTTTCTTAGGTTATTTTAAAGTATCAATCATTTTGCGACAATTTTGTATTTTGATGATGGATAATCTGTCTAAACGTTATTTGTATATATCGATATAGAAGTAGAGCCTCATAACGTCTCTTTCGGCCTTATTccaaaaaaatattaaaaaaggAGTATGCATCTGATGTATTACATCAGAAGCTATATATATATTGTAGTCTTagtttaatgtttaagtgaaCGAAATCAGAAACTTTATGATAAAACTCATagtctttaaaacaaaactcaaaatttttaggGTTTAAAACTCAGAAACTACACAACCAGTTGTACGGGTTGTATAATCTACGAACTGACCTTATTCGTGATAAGGGGGAGCCTTGTTAAGCCGTTGTTTGTTGGGATTTTTCAAAGAGCAAAAAGATGATAAAATGATTAATACAATCATTGAAGTAGTATGAGACATAGTGACACTTTTgtgaataataaaaataagaattAATGAGAAGAGAATACAATATTTGTGGGCGAGGGTAGTGAACCAAAGAATATAATCTAAAGAGTTGTTAGGTAAGTTGCTAAGACGTGCATGTTTTTATGTATATAATATTACAAGTTTATAATTCTCCATGTTAAAAATATACCTTATGATTATAATATAAGGGAATGTACTTTAATCCACACAAATCTTTGCTTATGTCAGAAAGGCATATCCATGTCCCTTAAACTGTTTGTTGAATAATTTATAAAGGACTAATTTATTTGCACCAAATTTCAATGATAATATCAATAATAGATCGATATATGTCCCTCAATTGTTCGTGTTCAGTCATCCTAGACAAAAATTTGGAATTTTAAGGGGAGATGTGAAATCGTTAATGAGTTGGCTCCTAGATTATGTGTTGGGACTTGGGAGAGATCAATGATGGTATAAACCGTATTACCGCAGTGTTTTAAGGACTCCTACTTATTATTTATTAACATGCAGAAACGAGGTTGTATGTATGAGAACTTGTTCATATACTTAAAATATAGTATACGATTTCAAACGAACGAAAAGAGGAAATAACTCTACCTTAGTGCCAACGTTATTTGTAATGGCCGATAAGGTAACTGAATGTAAAGTACGCATTATATATTCTTATTTCAgtattattaacctattttagACGACTCTGGAATTTTACAATAAAAAGAAGTGTAACCAACTTAGTAAAATAGTGCACAACCTCAATATACCTTGGTTACTAAATCACAAATGACGAAAACTTAGCAAATCATGTCAATTGATGAGAAAAAGTAAGGTCATTTACATCGGCTGGATTGGCAACAAATTGGGAGCCGATATAATGCCAATCATTGTTTACAACAGATGCCAATGGCGTTAATTGTACTAGTGATATAACCTTATTATATCTTTGGTTCCTAAATCACACATACCAACAACTTTATTGGGAGTCGTGTTATTTTCGTGTAATGTTATTTATTACTTCATTTTGGAATTGAGGCTCTGATATTGTGTTGTTATGTGTAATGTTTCATACAAGTAATCTATCTACAGAATTTTGAGTCCAATCTCCGGTTCGGCCTGAAGCTCCTCGAGCTCAAAAAATTGAAGCACGAGTTAGGCTCCAAAAAATGCTCGACCATAAATCGAGCTCGGGTTgtcattcattcttttcatttacTTGCTTTAATTAAAATACCTAAACATAATTTcttttagaaaaataaaataatttgaagatgttaaaattatatataataaattataataCAATAAAGTATACCAATTTAATTGCAtttagtgatttttttttttttttaagaaaaccTCTCTATGGATGAATAAAATGACTCCTTTCTTGAAAACAACATATTGTATACTTAGGGTGTCATCGGGAGGCGCCGAGATTGGAtgtcaccctctcacatgcatcCTTTATTGTAGAGGTTCCCACTTATTGCATGTGAGAGAGTAGCGCCTGGTGACGCCAACTCATTTTCCATAAAACAAACGGCCCTAACAAGCTTCTGATCTGAATCTTGCTGAGCTCATTATCACTCCGGGTAGAGCTCGGTTTGATCGAGCTCGAGCTGAGCATTGACTGAACCGATTTGACGAGCCGGCCCTGGTAATCTCTTGACAATCCTAAGTTCATTATGTGGCCACAATTGTCTTAATGATCAAAGAACAACATACTCCGTATGTTATAAAGGATCTTGACGCGCTTGTGTAGTATAGTTATTGTATTAATTTATTCTTGATTtcctcttcaaaaaaaaaaaaaaaaaactcatgtATATTAAATCTCTATTTACAAATTGATTTCGAAATCTATTGTTGAAGCGGCTAATCTTAGTGGTTGCATCATACAGCTAATAGTATCTCAAATTATGGCTACATAATATTGTTTAAAACCTAAATAACTTGATTGTACAAGTAATAATACGGTATTGCAGATTTGCGGCTCATATTTcatctcagtcatttgtttacctatatATAGTAAGATTATAAGGGTCCGAAGTACATAGGTTCATGACTCAAGTGACATCTAATTGAAAATGTATAGTCACTATTCAGTATTCATAGATGATCGTTAATAAAGATCGCATATTACAACATTAATCCCATATAatcgatgtttttttttttaagtcgAACATATATTGGGGAGTCTTCGTTAGAGAATTGTGTTGAGAATATTTTATCCATCTGTTTATAGGTTTTATCATCATGAATTACTAAGGTGCACAATGTATCAATTTAAGAAACCGATCGAGAATGTTCTTATTAATCTTTCTAAAAAAGACGAAATATATATAAATTGAGAGAAGAGATTGTATCTTCTTAATTAATCCAAATTTTTTTGTTTATAGTACATGATTATCACACTGAGCTCCACGAACccattaaaaaaattaaattaatggTGAAGACAAGTATCGTATGTTGTTCAACAAATATCTCTATACAACCGAACAACATTATCCCGTGCCTCAATACACCGTCCATTATGGGAAAAAAATTAAACGGACATGAAAATAAGAGGCTGGATTATTAAAGTTGAATTGGtataatttttaataaaattGTATATTTAGAGTAGATTATTGTAGAAGTGAGTTAAGTTTTGAATCAAGCCCAATGTCCATTCCATTGTATGCAAGTGGAGCATACATCCATaattcatcagaactcaatagctGCAAAAACAAATAATTTATCGTCagaaattatagaataagacTGTTTTACACCGTGAGACAGACGTTCATTTTATTGGTTAAATAagaatttatagtttgtttaatTACCTTGATTTGAAGCTGCAAAAATTTGACATAACTAACAGCTTCTTCAAGCATTGTGCTTAAGTCCACCTTTGTTCCATTAGGTACAAGCTTTTGTAGGGTTCTTAGTTTCTCATTTatcctttctcttcttttctGAAAATATGAAAAGATAAATTAAAACCAAATAATCAGCATACGTGGTTTGCAGGTTATCATATATCCGTCACTGTAAAGGTAAAAAGAGACAAACTTACCCTAGCATAGAGACTCTGAGGATCAGTTGCAGCGCCCCGGCTGGCTCTAGTTTTGCGGCCGCCACTCAACAATTCCTCAGAACTGCAAGTACCAGAGTTCTGTTTCTCAAGAGAAGGGCAGTTTTGTAATTCATCTGACTCGAGTTTGCGACTCTTCTTTGACCTTGTGTTCCGCTTTCCTTTTTGAACCTGCACGATTATATTACAATTAGACGGTCTTAAACTTACAAAATAGTCATTTTAGTCAGCAATAAATGAACCACATAGCATTTTAATTACCTCAGAATTGCGAGATCTCTTGCATCCGACTTCTAATAAATCATCATTGCTTTTAACTTCTTCAACAGGCTCAATCTCGACCATTTCATATTTTGTACTAACAAAATTTTCATTTTGTGTTACATATGTTTCGGAATCGtctacattattattattattaaaactgTGATTTCTATCCATAAAATTACCAGGAAACACCTGAATGACTCCATTTGTATTAAGACAAAACTCGACAGGCAACGAACTATTATTAACCGCGAAAAATTGATCATGATCACTCAAAATATAGTTTTCATGATTCTGGTACGCAACGTCGTCGCTGCTTTCGCTGTAAAGACTCTCTTGTGAGTATTGTTGTGACACAGAATAACAGTTAGAAtcggtagtagtagtagtatcaGTTGTATAATACGACCCATTGTCGTTACAACCAACCATGTCACTTAAGGAAGAATTTATAAATAAATTTTCCATGAAATTCGACTCGTTGATTGAATCTCCATTGATAGAGCTCCAATCTCCTCTTTCCATCAAAATTGATGCACATTCCATGATGTTTTTGCTAGGGAAAAAATCGGGTTTTTcgtgttatttggttttttatgTGTTAATTAAACAAGAATTGTGTTGTGTTTTTTATGGTATTTGTTAGAAGGAATTATGTgcttttttattttggttttaagTTTGTTGGAGAAAGAAGAATGTAAAGTTTCATATTTATACAGAGGAAGAAAGACAGGAATGTACAGGATTGACAGAGTTAATACAATGACAGTTTTGTTGGTTAGCTACAAATGATTGTTTAATGTACAACTAAACGTCATAATCCCATGTAAAGTcattaatttttatgactaaatagttgGTTTATTTAATAATAAATGTCTGCACAAATATATAGAGGGACTACTTAGACCTGATAAAATCACGGAACTAAGACTCTGTTTAACAAGACATTTTAGGTattttatttgattaaaataGGTTATGGGATCGGCCTGGAGAAAACTACGGTTTCGTTCAGCCATGGAGTGCCACGGGAACAGAGAACACGGGTGGCGGAAAGACTCGGGGTGGGGGAAGTGGAGGAGCAGAAATGTTATTTGGGTTTGCCTTCTGTAATTGGGAGCTCGAAAAAAGTCATTACGGATATCATTCGAGACAAGTTATGTAAAAGACTGCAAGGTTGGCGCGAGAAATTATTGTCTAGGGCGGGTAAGGAAGTTCTTATAAAGGCGGTTGCCAATTCTCTTCCTACCTGTGTGATGAGTGTTTTCAAAATTCCAGCCAATTTTTGTGACGAACTTCGATCAATGATATCGCGGTTCTGGTGGGGACATGAAGAGGGAAGGAGAGGCATTTTCTGGGTTGCGTGGAAGAAGCTGTGTAGGCCGAAGGGAAGTGGGGGCATGGGTTTCCGTGATTTTAAGTTATTTAATTTCGCTCTTCTAGCTAAACAAGCATGGCGGTTGTTGACTTGTCCGGATAGTTTGTGGGCGCGGATGATGAAGGCGAAGTATTACTCGAAAAGTGACTTCCTAGTAGCGGCTTTGGGGCATAACCCCAGCTATGCTTGGCGTAGTATAATGGAGGCTCGTGGAGTGTTGGAGAAGGGTTTGAGGCGGAGGATAGGGGACGGGAGCCACACACGGGTTTGGGGAGATGCTTGGGTGCCGAGTACACAGTCGGGGAGGTTCATCTCACCTTGCCCGGATGGTCACGAAGAGATGTTGGTGGCGAGTCTTATTACGGAGCATCGGACATGGGAGGTGGAGCGCATCGATATGCTTTTTCTGCCATTTGAGCAAGAACGTATCACGAATATACGGTTGAGTCCGAATAGAACCCATGATAGGTGGTACTGGAGTGGGGAGCGGGATGGGGTCTACACGGTGAAGTCAACATACCGATTGTTGGCAGGGGAGTGGTTAGATATGGCGGAGCAGTCGGATTTGACCAATATGAGATGGCTATGGAACAAGCTTTGGAAAGTACCGGTCTGGCCACGCGTAAAACTCTTCTTCTGGCAAATGTGTAATGATGCTCTAGAAACAAAGGCAAACATCGCTACTCGAGTGAAAGGTGAGTCATCTCTTTGCTCTTTATGTAAATTGTCTGACGAGTCTAGTATACATTTGTTTAGGGATTGCAGGATGGCGAGATGGGTGTGGGAGCAGCTGGAGTTACGGTGGGAGGACGAGGAACGGACATGTGGGGTTCGGTGGTGGGTGGAAGAGCGTTGGAGGGACATGAGTGCAGCGGAGTATGGCAAGTTTATGTTGGGGTGTTGGGCACTCTGGGAGCATCGAAATAAAGTTGTGTTTGACGAGGTGGAGGTGGAACCCGAGAGGGTGTGTAGGCGGGTTTGGGATGTGCTAAGTGAGGGGGAGGGGGTGGTAGACAGCAGTTGGAGAGGACGTGGGAGGACTGGTCGAAGAGGGGATGGGGAGAAGGTGGATGCTTGGAAAGCGGCTCCGAGGGGATATGTGAAGATAAATGTGGACGCGGGTGCGAAGGAGGGAGAAGGGACTAGTGCGGGGATTGTTTGCAGGGGTAAGGAGGGGAGGTGTTGTGGGGGATGGCAACCGTTCGCACGGAGTTCTGGGAGCCGAGCATTGCTGAGGCGGTCGCGATGTGAGAGGGTCTTAATGAGGCGAGAGTGAGAGGTCTGCGAAAGGTGGCCGGTAATGGAAAGCGGATGTCTACAGCTGATTGAGTCTCTCAAGGGCAAGCGGAACAGAAGAAACATTTTTTCACCAGTTACTGATGATATTTTACTTTTAAGTAATGAGTTTGAGTCTGTTTTATGGTCACATACTAGTCGGGTTAATAACTGTGTAGTGCATTGCTTAGCTCATATTTCTCCTAGAGTCATTGGTAGAACGGAATGGTCGGATGTACTACCGACGAACGCTCAGAATGTACGTTTTGATATTTCAATGTTAAAAGTAACACTTTCGGgtgttttcttcaaaaaaaaaaaaaaaaaataggttaTGGGATCGAAATTTTAGCTATGCAAGTGTCTGACAAGTATTTCTTAGCTTATATAGTATAACTAAATAAGACTTGAAATGAAATGCTATCGAGATAGCATTTGACAAATAAGGTATCTGATcttattttatcttttttttttttagctctACAATCTATAATCCTCCTTATGTTGTTCAGGTCATTTGTTTAACTTACTTTTGACATAAAGACCAAGAAAAAAGGAGAGAGTCATTTGTAGTAATATTAGTTAATGGATGACAATGGCAATAGTGTCACTAGAGGATCAGAGTACTCATACCAACCTTTTTAtagaaaagtaaacaaataaatgaaacATTTTAAAATTGAataagtaaacaaatgaccgagacggagAGTATTAAATATTAATCATATCCTTTTACATAATTCGCAACTCTGCTCCTGCTAGccccccctagctccaccactctATATAACGAAATTATTTTCTTTTGTACCCGTAAAAATAACTAATACGGAGTGTATATTATACTCCTTACTTTTTATCTTCTGTAAATTCTACCAACTCTACTAAAAAAACTTTGCAGGATCCTAATCTAGACAAATCATATATGACTTGAAATTCGAATCGACCTGATTTGGCTCAAGTATTTTTACGCGGAATTGACACTTAACCCTAAATAAATGACACAAAAAAAAACATACCCAAATCCGTAACCGGCTAAACCGGCTTGTTctgagtagacctggcaaaattgaACCGAGCCGGCGCCCAAACTCAAGATTAGGGTTAGACCCGAACCCGAATTGACCCAGCCCAATATAACCCGACTCGAATGTTTATTGTTACAAACTTATTATTATCCATAAATAACGTGAAAATAATTGACGCGAAACGAATGACCTGAAATCGAAATGACCGGCACGACCCGAACTATTGACAACCCGAAATTAACCCAACCGGAAATAATTCGACCCGAACCAGATTCTATTGACCTGTTTACCAGGTCTAGTTTTGAGCCAAAAGCAAACATATCTGAACAAACTTGAGACCTGAGTTGTAGCaactttttttttggtacattgaGTTGTAGACTTGTAGCAATCTAATAACTTGTTTAACAAGTCTAGCACTATTGAGTTGGGAATTTAAAAAGAGGAATATCCTTTCATTAGGCTTAGAACGTAAGGGTCAGTAAACATAATTTAATAAACCCAAAAGAATCTTATCAGAATGATTACTCCATAGGAGACTAAGTTCCATAATCAGTGAGAATAAACTGTTTAGATTACTTAAAATCAAGAAGAACGGGCAATTTGTTtgattatataaataataataattaataatacaaATTATACAAATAAAGATTTGGTGTGGGTTGCAACGTAAAAATCAGCAAATGCTTGGACGTGGGGATAATTTTTTAAAAATGAACACTAAAATATTTATTGAGACTCTCGTCTATAATGGAGTAGGTCGAATCGGAATTATACCCGTGATGAAATAATAGAAAAGGTATTTTAGACGATTCATATTAAAAACTAGAATGATTAATTATTAAGTCGTACATTTTGTAGCAGATTAACAACAATATGTCTCTTATATATAATAGACATTCACTTAGTTACAACAACATTAATCTAATGTCTccacgatatatatatatatatatatatatatatatatatcgttatATGTCTATTGACTAGACATCTGCAGCATTTCTTTCATATGAGTTAATTTTACATTTACTTTTAAATGAGAATTCGATTTCATATAGTTTAAGACTCGCCTTTACTTCTAATTAAATCGTGTCTAATTAAGTCCCATGTCAATAATCAAAGTACTAAATAAATTGGTTATAAGATAACGATGATGTTATCTTGAGCTGGCTTAATGCTTGCAAAAATCTATACATTTTGTTATCCTAAGAAAAAGTATGATGACATGATGTTATGCTTCCAAAAATCTCTACATTTAgttttaaaattattattattatgattatgatttataatttatttatttaagcAAACCTTTTCAACTGTTGCTAAGTTGTCTGATGTTGTCCTACAAAGATGAAGCTAATAAATCGAAATCGATTTGTAGATATTAAgatgattaatttaattattagtttagaataatcatacctatattttttttttttttttgcattgacAAACTCTTCATTTTATTCAAGGGTTGTGCACTTGTGCTTCTCTACCAACATTGTAATGGAACGTATATAATCAAATTTGCCAATTCATTTTAGTAGCGAAGATGATGATCATCTCATTTTTAAGTAACCAATCATAACAATTTCATTGTATAAATAGAACTCTTTTATATAACGTATTCATGGACATAAAAAGTCGTAATCACCCATTATATGAATTATTTTCCTGATAACTTATTACAAACTATTTTATACGAGAATTTGTTGTTCACATCATAAAAGTAAGTTTTAACTAAAACTGCACAAATAAGATTATACATCCAGATGTATATATGAGCATGGTACATCAAATACAATTCTAATTGAGTTTATATGCAATCTA
It includes:
- the LOC141590571 gene encoding uncharacterized protein LOC141590571; amino-acid sequence: MECASILMERGDWSSINGDSINESNFMENLFINSSLSDMVGCNDNGSYYTTDTTTTTDSNCYSVSQQYSQESLYSESSDDVAYQNHENYILSDHDQFFAVNNSSLPVEFCLNTNGVIQVFPGNFMDRNHSFNNNNNVDDSETYVTQNENFVSTKYEMVEIEPVEEVKSNDDLLEVGCKRSRNSEVQKGKRNTRSKKSRKLESDELQNCPSLEKQNSGTCSSEELLSGGRKTRASRGAATDPQSLYARKRRERINEKLRTLQKLVPNGTKVDLSTMLEEAVSYVKFLQLQIKLLSSDELWMYAPLAYNGMDIGLDSKLNSLLQ